The DNA sequence CCTGCCGGAAGTTGGCGACCTCGACAAACCCAGGCTGGTGTTTATGTTCGACGAGGCGCACCTATTATTCGACGATGCACCGCCGGCGCTGAAACAGCGAGTTGAGCAGGTTGTGCGCATCATCCGTTCCAAGGGCGTGGGAGTGTACTTCTGCTCGCAGTTCCCCGATGACGTACCCGGCGACATTCTCGGCCAGCTCGGTAACCGCATTCAGCACGCATTACGCGCCTTCACTCCGCGGGACCAGAAAGCGGTACGCACGGCGGCTGAGACCTTCGTGGGAAACCCAGGCATGGATGTAGCCAAGGTAATCTCACAACTTGGCACTGGTGAGGCGCTGGTCTCGACTCTGCAGGAGAAAGGCATTCCGATGCCGGTACAGCGCACTCTCATCTGCCCTCCACGCTGCCGCATGGGAACGATTACGCCGGAAGAGCGTGCTGTAGTGCGTTCTCGCAGTCCTGTCGGGGCTAAGTATGACAATGCAATCAATCGGGAATCGGCACATGAAATTCTCGCCCGCAAAACACAAGGCACGACCGCTTCAGTGCCTGATGCCGCACCCCCCGGCCCTTCCACCCCGCAAACTGAAAAAAGCAGCGACATCGGCGTCAAGCTGAGAGAATGGTTGTGGGGTACCAAGCGTCGTCAGGGGATGATTGAGACCATGGCAAAGCAAACTGCCCGAACTGTTGGCAGCCAGATCGGCCGAAAAATCCTGCGCGGCGTGCTGGGAGGCATCCTTAATGAATCCCACCGCCGTTAGTGCGGACCTTTTGTATCCTGTGGTATATCACGCCCCAACAGCCGATGAAGTTGACGGTTGCCTTCGGCTGCCCACTGTTTTATGATCGATTCTCTACTATCATAACTTCAAGATCCCGAAACAGGGAATTGTGAGATCCAACCCTATGTGATTAATTCTCCTGATGAAATGTAGAACACAAAGACTCCTCATACAAAGATGACACGTCCGTAAATATTTCCCTGTAGTTTTCTATTTTAAACTGTGCTACGTCTTTGCAACCGCATTTAATATCGCATATGCAATTTCGTTATGGCATATATCCGAATGGTCTTTGATGACCGCATCGGAATTCAGATTATAAAGTTTACCCGGCTGGAACTGATAAGAATCCTGGCTGTTAAGATTAAGGAGGATACCTTCACTGGCTTCAGGCGTTTTCTGGGCGCCGTTGCGGCCAATGCCACCGTACTTATCATTCTTGTCGCCAAGCGCAGCTGCAATCTGTCCTGCAATTAATGAAGCAAGCGGATACATCTTCCCAACAGCCTTATCATTTCGGGTACAACTGATCATTATCGGTC is a window from the Candidatus Jettenia sp. genome containing:
- a CDS encoding DUF853 domain-containing protein, with product MDQILIGKGEQPIHLLVKYGNRHGLVTGATGTGKSVSLMVIAEGFSRLGVPVFLADVKSDIAGLAVAGTSNDKIMQRVQQIGIEGYVNEPNPVVFWDLYGKYGHPVRATVSEIGPTLLGRMLELNDTQSGVLDIAFRLADDYGWLLLDLDDLRALLSFLAENRKQISVNYGFISMPSVGAIQRALLRLEQDGGDCFFGEPALELTDLMRTDLNGRGMINILVADHLILKPRLYSSFLLWLLSELFENLPEVGDLDKPRLVFMFDEAHLLFDDAPPALKQRVEQVVRIIRSKGVGVYFCSQFPDDVPGDILGQLGNRIQHALRAFTPRDQKAVRTAAETFVGNPGMDVAKVISQLGTGEALVSTLQEKGIPMPVQRTLICPPRCRMGTITPEERAVVRSRSPVGAKYDNAINRESAHEILARKTQGTTASVPDAAPPGPSTPQTEKSSDIGVKLREWLWGTKRRQGMIETMAKQTARTVGSQIGRKILRGVLGGILNESHRR